catcatacccaagaagacttaaagCTAATATCGCCGCtcaaggttcttcaacaaagtgctgagtaaagggcctgaatacttatgtaaatgtgatatatcagtttattgtaaatacatttgcaaacatgcctaaacctgtttttgctgtgtcaatatggggtattgtgtgtagattgagggggcaaaacaatttaatccattttagaataaggctgtaatgtaacaatgctgaaaagtcaaggggtttgaatactttccgaatgcactgtaactaaGATGTTCATTATTGAAGTTTAACCACCCATTGTGACTTTGATTTCCCAAAATGTTACTTTAGTTGAAATTGATCATTCAAAGTACTGTATAATCTTAGAATAAACTTAATTCTGGTTTTCCCCTGGTAGTTCTATGAAACTGTGGAGCAGTGTCTGGTGGTGGCCCAGTGTGTCAGGCAGCTGAACCCGAGTGCCACCGCCAGCCAGGACCAGCCCCCTGTTCTAGGACTGAGTGCCCAACAGGTCCTCGAGCTGATGCCACAAGAGCAGGTAGGTACTCTTTGTCCGTGAGCCTGATACTTCAACTCTATTAATAATAATTGATTACATTTCTGTAGCGCTTTCATAGAATCTAAAAGCGgttcaagagaagaaaaaaaacagcaatATATCATGAAAGGTCAACCAACAGAGGCCAAGTCTTTGAAAGCTGCATCCCCcgaagatggagagggacagttaATGGCTCGAGCCGAGACAGCTAGTCAGAGGATGGTAGATGCACTAGCAAGCGcattgtttttttcttttctttcaagGTATTATCTAATAATTCCCATCCACCTGCAACAAGTAatctcagatgtgcgagtgcttTTCATATTTAGgtacactatcacacacacactgcttctctACAGCTCTGGTAACTGCTCTCATTCCCACACAAACTAAACATGTTTTATGAACTATTTTCTTAGAACGATTCATGTTTCTCTAAACAGGATGTATGGAAAATGAAACAGCGACTGCCTAGAGAACTAGAAAAGCATCTGAAGAAGAAATGTTTCAGCGTCCTCTCCTACTATCAGCCTGAATGGGGTAAAGAGACATCAGATTTTTACTAAAACGGAGACATGTAGCCTATatatacagtgggctccaaaattactggcacccctgactggcaatgcacaaacaatacttaaaaaaatataaacaatataattatataGAGAGACTCAAATGACCAATGTGAGAAATacaattattattaattattatcatacaattatttaatacaaaatacatttcaccaaaatcaaggtttcataATTATTGCACACCTCATTTAGTACTTAGTGCCACCACTTCTGGCAAGGACAACAGGATGAGGTCTTTTCCTGTAAGGTTAAGGAACATatttggagggattttggaccattcctctatgcagatcctttcaagatccttcacattcttgggtttgcgcttatcaactgccctcttcaactcagcccacaggtttttgattggattgaggtccggtgactgagatggccatggcagaacattgattttgtcacagaacttgaggtatgttttgggtcattgtcttgacCCAAAACGGCCAAGTcccagccttctggcagaggcaaccagattgGCAGCCAAAATTGCATGATACTTGGTGGAATTCATTATGCCATCAATCTTAACCAGTGcccctggacctctggaattaaaacagccccaaaacatcactgacccaccaccatatttcacTGTGGGTATGTGGTGCCTCCTTGTAAGCATCTCTGTTTCGACGCCAAACATTCCGATAATGTATCTGACCAAAACGTTCAATTTTGGTCTCATcggaccagagcaccttcttccagtcaTAATTTAAATGACGTTTGGCAAACTCCCAAGTCCTTGTGTCTGTGTCTTGGGGTCAGCAAGGgttttcttctggcaacccttccaaaaaGCCTGTGGTTGTGAAGGTGGCGTCTGATGGTGCTTTTTGAAACCTGGTGAACCCAAGACGCCACCAAGGCCTGCAATCCTTTCACAGTGATTCTTGTGGATTTTGTTGCTTTTCTCACCATCCTCCCTATTCTTGGGGGCAAAATGCATTTGCGTCCTCTACCCGCGAGGTTTAACTGTTCCATATCTTTAGAATTTTTAAATGATTGCCCtgacagtgctcagtggtatattcCATGATTTGTGGATCTTGTCGCCATTACCAGATTTATGAAGGTCTACGACCATCATTCTCTTTTAAACTGCCAgttcttttgttttcttcatggtgttggatgacaAAGGGATATTGCATGCGTGTTACCTCATTTTTTATACCCTAGTGAAACGGGAAGTAATGTAAGGCCTCAATATAGTTCCTTAAGACTTAGATAAACATAAATaagtggaatttaattcctggtttaattttggtagatgttatttacaataatCTTTAAGGGTGCCATTAATTGTGAAACCATAATTTTGAAGACgttgatttttaattaattaaatcaattattttggtgggttccattgaaacattaataatgtctcacatgttggtattttgagtttctctataattatatagtttattttttaaatattgtttgtgcattgccagtcaaGGGTGCCAGTAATTTTGAAGCCCACTGTATATATAGGATCTTACTTCTGACTGTGTGAGTGTCTTATTATGTAATGGACATTGACAGGCATTAGCAAATGTGGCCGTATTTATTTAGCTTTATGGCACAATGTGGCAGTTTTTGGCTTTATGGCATAGCAGCTCATTTGTGTGAATTGTGAAACATAACACTCCTCTTCTTTCTTGGACAGAGGATGAGAGTGAAGGGCTGAAGAACATGAAGCTGTCTCGCTTGTCTGGCCtcctggagagagaaaggaaaagagcAGAGAGTCTGAAGGAGAAGAGCCGTGAGAGTGCCTCCCTGCTGCAAAGGCAGACTCACTGCTACCTCTCTGTAAGAGAAGCTCACCACACGGTTAGATGTATTAGTCTCACATGTTATGATCTTCACTCACAATCGACGTGTTCTCTCTCCAGGAGCTGTTAGGGTGCATCCAGATTCTCCAGTCTCTGATCCTGGACCACAGGCTGAAAGCCCAGAAAGAGCTGGACAGGAAAAAGATTGATTACTTTGAGGCCAAATGTGAGATCATCATGCAGAAGATCAGGTGCGATAGTCTCCCCTGTGTACACGCCTACTGTACACTGGGATCCTTCAAATGCAATTCACCATGTTAGGAATTCGTTTTTCATACATGTCAATCAGTCATGTTCAGTTtccatatatattttacatttacttAACTCTCTGTCTTCACAACAGAGCTGAGATGTTGGAAATTCAGCTAGATACCTACACAGCAGACACAATATCTGCCCATAAAAAAATAAGGTGAGTCAAATGCTTCCACTGCCCAGCAACTCAATACGTCATTATCATATCAACCACTCTTGGGGATCTCAacaccagaggggtatactacaaagcaggatcaagaAGTTAGCTTCTGTCTTTTCTAGCATGgccacatatactgaacaaaatttttaacgcaacatgtaaagtgctggtcccatgtttaatgagttgaaataaaagatcccagaaatgttccatactcacaaaaagcttgttagcctgttagtgagcatttctcctttgccaagatagtcCATCCACCTAACAAGTGGGGCATAGcaagaagcttattaaacagcatgatcattacacaggtgcaccttgtgctggagataatgaaagcccactctaaaatgtgcagttgtgtcacacaacacaatgccacagatcaaatcaaatttattggtcacatacacgtgttcagcagatgttattgcgggtgtagcgaaatgtttgtgtctCAAGTTGACGGAGTGTGCAGTTGGCATActgaatgcaggaatgtccaccaaagctgttgccagagaatttaatgttcatttctctaccataagctgcctccaacgtagttttagataatttggcagtatgtccaactagCTTAACACCTGCagacatgtaaccacgccagcccaggacctccacatccggcttcttcacctcgTCTGAGACCatccacctggacagctgatgaaactgtgggtctGCATAACCAGGAATTTCTGCACGAACTGTCAGAACCGTCtcggggaagctcatctgcatgctcgtcgtcctcaccaggatcttgacctgacttcagttcggcgtcgtaaccgatgcttacctttgatggccactggcatgcaagtgtgctcttcacggatgaatcctggtttcaactgtactgggcagatggcagccagtgtgtatggcgttgtgtgggtgagcggtttgttaATGTcagtgttgtgaacagagtgccccatggtggcatgtTATGGGCATGCATTAGCTACTACGGACAACGAACGCAATTGCATTTGATCTACGGCAATTTGAattcacagagataccgtgatgagatcctgaggccccttgtcatgccattcatctgccgccatcacctcatgtttcagcatgataatgcacggccccatgtcgcaaggatctgtacacaattcctggaacctgaaaatgtcccagttctttcatggccattcagcatgtttgggatgctttggatGGATGTGTACGACAGTATGTTcgagttcccgccaatatccagaaacttcacacaaccattgaagaggagtgagacaacaggccacaatcaacagcctgatcatctCCAGGCCAAGGagatgttgcgctgcatgaggcaagtggtggtcatatcagatactgactgattttctgatccacgcccacaCTTTTTAAAAAGCTAATCTGTGaccatatctgtattctcagccatgtgaaatccatagattggagcctaatgaatttatttaaattgactggtttccttgtatgaactgtaatatatatatatatatatatatatacatatatatggaTGTTGCCAAAGAAAAAGATTGGTAAATGTTGAATTAATATGGAAATGACTAAAAGTAACTCCACTACATGTACCTGTTATCCCCTGTTAGGGGGGGCACACTGATGGGTACTGGGGGAGGAGGCGCAGGCGGCCTGGTGGCTCGCTGCTTGGCTACTCGTGGTGGAGGTggagtctcctctgtctccttgcattttatatttttgttcattgtagtTACACCTGCCTCTCTCATTCAGTCCTTGTTCTTGTGTGTCTTCATTGCAGGGAGAAGCTGGAAACGGAGCTGAATGCCTCCCAGTTAGAGAAGCAGTCTGTGGAGTGCAAACTGTCATCCTTTGAGATATTTGGCAAGGAATTTGAGGCTCTAGCTGAGGAATATTCCAGACTGCGTCAGGAGATTGACACGAAGAGTTGGGCTCTGAAGGAATTCTCTCAGCACACGGACTAACTCGGAATTGACATCAGACAGTTCTGTTTCAGAAAAACACAGTTAAGAGTCTTGTCCGGATGTtttcaagagaattctcttcacaCTTTTGTTCACTAGCTATCTCCATAGTGTAAAATTATGGTTTTGATTATTTTTTGTTATAAAATGTATGATTACCTGGTGTTGTCTTGATTGTTGTTCTGATATAGCATAACAGTACATTCAGAATCCTACATTTTCATGtaattgttggcatttcctgcctaagtttgcccactttgctaatgaagtaatcattaaaataattggcaacatcaaatggttttgtgatgaataaaccATTTAATTTGATGAAatatggagttgaatttgtctttctgcccataatttaatGATTTTAATGATGGCTTCATGATACAGTTTCTTCTACTTTTTGTTGAGTTcggtcacataatttctcaatttgcagtaaatcagccaatcagatgtgcagacagacttattagccactccttttgccccatctttcaaccatacaattttttcaATTGCTCATCAATCCATGGAACCTTAATAGTTCttacaggtgcatgtttatctaTAATTGGAAGAAACAATttaataaattcatcaagtgcagcatctggatgtttgttattaatcacatcagaccagcaaatatttttaacataatCCACGAGTCACagcaaaaatattttgtatgatctcttatacaatattttaggcccagcttttcGAGCTTTGGCTATCCTAGATTTAGCCACTATTTTGTGTTCACTACATCCAATGcttacggatacagctttagaacaacgTTCTACAGTATTAGCAAAAATGTGATctatacatgtggatgatcttgttcctgtagtgtttgtaaacaccctggtagatTGTTttataacctgaaccagattacaggtactggttacagtgagaagcttctcTTGAtcagacagcttgatgaaaaccagtcaatattcaggtccccaagaaagtaggcctctacatcacatacactatcaagcgtTTCACACACATTGAGATACAGGCTAtaggctggatcatgttgtaTTGTTATACGAtttaattctgtaatgtattgattgttgctgccttcttggccaggtctcccttgaaaaagagactctgggtctTAACAGTAAGCAAGTGTAAATATAGAACACCCCATTCTATGTAATGTCAATCATTGTGCTGACTAGCTTTGTGGTACCTGTCAGTTCATTGATAGTTAGCTTATATCCATACAGTTTACTGTTTCCAAAACTGAAATCTGTTATAAGCAGCGTGCACTTTACTCTTTGCCAACGTTTAAAATAAATGGTGCTTAGCTGTGTAAGggcggaaatatgcaaatacatgctagaacGCGTCAGTAGAATCTCACtggctcgtgcttggctctgcccactatTTTGGGTTAGTTATTGACGTCTTCTGAAGTATTCCCGAGGGAGCTGTTGCGCCCCTAGCGGCAAGATACCTTTTCGCGTCACCGACTGTTTCCAAATTGTTGACGTGGTGCGGTTCGCTACCGGACAGGAAGGATGGCCGACCAGAGCAGGCAAATTAAACTCGCCGCAGCCAAGAAAAAGGTACACATTTGAATTGCCGATTTCACAGCGAATATAACAGTTTTTTTCAAACGTTACTCTGTTCTGGATTCGAGTTGTCAGTAGTTTCAAGTTTTCACGAACCCGTGTGATGTTGACATTCCACGTCCTCGGACCGGTCTGCAGTCGCCCAACCCAACTCGCATCCTCCTGCTGTGGCTGTTAGTGCGCACGAAATACCGAGGCTTAGCTTGGGCCTCTAATCGTAGCATTAAGTAGCAAGAGTATGTGGACAATTTATACCGGGCAGCGACTTGTAAACTTTGCAATGGCGTTGCTCCCTAGGCACAAACCTTCTGTAGTTTTATCAACCCAATTGGCCAGTTTACGTTTGCTCATGTTAGCTAGCCGTAGTGatttcgctaacgttagctaactatcAATGAACTGACAGGTAGCACCGAGCCAGTTGGCACAAGATGATTGATGCTAGCTAACACAATATTACACATAATGGGATGTTCTTTTGTTTTGACTTTCTTACTGTCACTTTGtgtacgttagctagctacgtaTAACTTCCTAGGAATGCATGCCTGCCAGTGTCACTAAAGTTTATATGGTTAATGAAATGGCAAACTGAAGATAATGTTAGCGTGGCTAAGTAAAACGTTTGCTTAGTTATATCTATTGAGTCATGTTTGACAGGAAGCAATGTGTTAGTGAAGAGTAACGTGACGGGTAATTTTACAGCAGACgcttcctctccctgtctgttttgtcactcagtagctagctacctagaaaTATTGTATATAGATATCAAATCAAGCTATTTTGTTTGAAGAACAGTTGTCTTGTTCAAGTCATTTGCGTCGCCTACTATCTCTTTCGACATGGTGATAACCACATACTATTGTTGAGATCCAACTCAGGAATTTGACATGGCATTCTTCTCTCTCTGGAGTTTCTCGAATTTGTCTCATGACAGCTGTCACAGCACAACCTTGTGCAGGCGGGCGCATGTTCTACCAttacacatttaaaaacaaaccCACTTGTGCAAGGGGGATGTTTTCTCATTTCACATTTAAAAACTAAAGTACTTTCCTCAACCTTCAGCTATTGCGGCAATTGGTTATGCTGTAAGATATTGTTGGACAGTTTTGGATCTTTCTAAATACTCATTCCATTGTCACCCACACCAGTGATACCATACCCAGGAATAACTGCTCATACTGTAGTCTAATCATATGGGATCCTTCTGAATATTCACATTATTGTAAGCCACACCAAGGCTCCCTGTACTTTCTATGCAATATAATTATTCTGCTGATGTGCTTAGCCTAGCAAACATGTGAGTTCTAGACAGTTGAGGGCTCTCAttgtcctcttcccctcctctcttgtGCCGGGCAGCTGAAGGAGTTTCAGCAGAAGAGTTCTCCTGCcagtggaggagggggtggaaatggaggaggaggaccaggtgccaagaagaagaggaagggagggagccaACCAGACACACCCTCGGCTGGCCTACACTCTCCAGACAATGTGAGTCACCCAGCTGCATGCCCGCTGTGTGTGATGAGTTTGAGTACTGTTCATGCACACTGCTCCACTGCTTCTTTGCAAGATTTGACTTCACGCTATTTGCATTTCAATAACAAAGTGAAATGTTGCAAGAAAGCAGTCTGATACTTCTGCTCTGGAATCACATTTAATGTTCCAGCTCAGCTGCACACTTCACGTGTGTGAGTGCAGCCATTTGCAAGAGTACTGTTAGTGTTTGTCATTTATGTCAGATCATGGAATGTAAAATGCAGCTATGCTCCAGTGACCAAAGGATGTGTCTTCGTCAGGCAAGAAAGTACTATCATGCTCTGTCAATTTGTTTTCCCATCAGGACGTTgcatcttaacacacacacacccttctgttTGGTTAAAATCAATATTATTATGTTAATGTGCCTTTAATCCTATTAGAATGACATCAGATTGGCAATTGTTTCATAGCAAtgttgggggggtgtgtgtgtgtgtgtgtgtgtgtgtgtgtgtgtgtgtgtgtgtgtgtgtgtgtaagggacaGGCGATGGTTACTGTAATAATTATATACGGAgtaatcggaaagtattcagaccccttgcctttttccacatttttgttattctaaaatggattaaatagttgttttttacCTTATAAAtgtacacacaatgacaaagcaaaaaacatttgtataaaataaaaaatgatacatttacaaaagtaatcagaccctttattcagtacattgttgaagcacctttggcagcgattacagccttgagtcttcttgtgtatgattacaagcttggcacacctatatttggagagtttctcccattcttctctgcagatcctctcaaggtctgtcatgttggatggggagcgttgctgattggtggagtgctgcagagatggttgtccttccggaTGGTTCTCCCAGCTCTGTCGacgtgaccattgggttcttggtcacctccccaacaaaggcccttctccgattgctcagtttggctgggcagccagctttaggaagagtcttggtggttgcaaacttcttccatttaagaatgatggaggccactgtgttcttggggaccttttaatgctgcagaaatgttttggtacccttccccagatctgtgccaccacacaatcctgtctcggagctctacggacaat
The DNA window shown above is from Oncorhynchus tshawytscha isolate Ot180627B linkage group LG20, Otsh_v2.0, whole genome shotgun sequence and carries:
- the haus4 gene encoding HAUS augmin-like complex subunit 4 isoform X3 produces the protein MYRLLQEMIQEHCVRKHHSTVAPEDDTFYETVEQCLVVAQCVRQLNPSATASQDQPPVLGLSAQQVLELMPQEQDVWKMKQRLPRELEKHLKKKCFSVLSYYQPEWEDESEGLKNMKLSRLSGLLERERKRAESLKEKSRESASLLQRQTHCYLSELLGCIQILQSLILDHRLKAQKELDRKKIDYFEAKCEIIMQKIRAEMLEIQLDTYTADTISAHKKIREKLETELNASQLEKQSVECKLSSFEIFGKEFEALAEEYSRLRQEIDTKSWALKEFSQHTD
- the haus4 gene encoding HAUS augmin-like complex subunit 4 isoform X2 → MSVLASFPLCQLTEEDLTQHPLFCKLLATLSQHVDRTGLTVTLKRELEKAERDLQTQKLSWLCSESMYRLLQEMIQEHCVRKHHSTVAPEDDTFYETVEQCLVVAQCVRQLNPSATASQDQPPVLGLSAQQVLELMPQEQDVWKMKQRLPRELEKHLKKKCFSVLSYYQPEWEDESEGLKNMKLSRLSGLLERERKRAESLKEKSRESASLLQRQTHCYLSELLGCIQILQSLILDHRLKAQKELDRKKIDYFEAKCEIIMQKIRAEMLEIQLDTYTADTISAHKKIREKLETELNASQLEKQSVECKLSSFEIFGKEFEALAEEYSRLRQEIDTKSWALKEFSQHTD
- the haus4 gene encoding HAUS augmin-like complex subunit 4 isoform X1, coding for MMSTYDDSASVPSLGKADDLHQQVLASFPLCQLTEEDLTQHPLFCKLLATLSQHVDRTGLTVTLKRELEKAERDLQTQKLSWLCSESMYRLLQEMIQEHCVRKHHSTVAPEDDTFYETVEQCLVVAQCVRQLNPSATASQDQPPVLGLSAQQVLELMPQEQDVWKMKQRLPRELEKHLKKKCFSVLSYYQPEWEDESEGLKNMKLSRLSGLLERERKRAESLKEKSRESASLLQRQTHCYLSELLGCIQILQSLILDHRLKAQKELDRKKIDYFEAKCEIIMQKIRAEMLEIQLDTYTADTISAHKKIREKLETELNASQLEKQSVECKLSSFEIFGKEFEALAEEYSRLRQEIDTKSWALKEFSQHTD